CTGAGTCAGTGTCGGAACAAATGCAAGCTGTTCAGAAATTCACCCGTGATTGGGAGCCATTTGACTGGACAAAGCAGCTGCATCAATGATAATGTtaacattttattttgtttttgtaagcAATGCTAACATTTGATTTCATTGTAACATAGAATAACATTTTTGTAGCCTtggaaggaaaaaaagaaaatatggaacatgatttatttcatgggTCTTTTGCGTATATAATGCCCTTTGATGccgaaaataaaattgaaaaaatgtgTATGTCAATATTTTTGCAATACCATTGAAGTTATACTCATATATGAAATGAAGAATTagggcagagagagagagacgtaTTTGCCTAATCTATTCCCTTCTATGATGCTCAAGTAttgtttttaaaagaaaaaaaaaagagattttttCACCTCATGTCAAAATTGAcactttttttacatttttatccaTACacggttttttaaacttttttaacttttacatttttcaattttacttttcaaaaagtttaataattacaattttacctttTCCCTTCTTCCTTACACACGTACACGCACGCCACCTCATAACtcctttcttatttttttttttttgaatttttcatttatCTGATTCTTCCACTCTTCAAACCGAGCTTCCCACGATCACCATTATCAAGCCCTAACCAATTTCTTCTTCCcacgatcaccttctccaagccCTCACCCACGTTTTCCTCAACCTACATTGTCATCCTCCACTATATTTTCTCTATATAAATGGCAACCACTAGAAGTGGTTCGAAATCACCATCTCCGGCGAAGAAAGTTTCTAAAAAATCGAAGAAGGCTCCAACTGTTACTTCCAAAGTCGAACCTAAGATggggttaaaaaaaattgctaaaaattTAGTGGCTGATGTTCCAGAGACATCGGGCACTAAAAAAAGAGCCCCTCCTGTTAAAGCCGATGCTCCTAAGACTAAGAGAGCAAAAATTTCCAAGTCTGCACGTGATGTAAGTTtctctttgttgtttttaaatttttctttagtttttttctgGTTGTTTTATTTGTGGTGTTACATTTGATGATTTAAAGTTTTCCCCATTTTTTGTTCTAGGTTTCCTCAAATTCTGATTTTGAGGATGAAGTGCATGGTGAGGACCAAAAGCCCAAAGTTGAATCAAAGGTAATTTAAATTTGCTTGGTTTCATTTTATTGTGTTAATTTTTACATGAGCTTTTTAGGTCACTGGTTTAGGTGTTTATTAggatgtttttatgtttttttggtGTTCTTTATGTATTTCTGTCATGTATTGTGGTtgatgttgttttgttgtttttattcagTTGTTGTTTGGTTGTTGAAAAATTGCCCAGTTCAATTCGTATTTTGTTACAGTTTTGAATTGTTTTTCCCCATTGGTTGGTTATATGTTTATTGTGAATTTGTTTTCGGTTGTTTTACACACTATTGGTATTGAGAAGCATTTTACTAATTTCAATTGTAACAAGATCTTTCAGTGTTGTTTATTCTTTAGTTTTGTATATGTTTATTGTCAGTTGTTTCTCGGTTGTTTGTCACACTACTATTATCGACTACCATTTTCGAAATTTCATAACAACGAGCTTGTACAGTGTTGttaatattttagttgttttttttttaagttgtgaCAGTGttgttactgtatttttttgaaAGTTGTTTATCTCTTACATTTATCATACTGTAAGGGTTTCATAAAcgttgtttttaggttttttattGGCTGTAATTTGGTtactacatttttatatattcatTGTTATTGTATCTAAGATTTGTTGcttttgtatttcttttttatttcttttttattgcaGGTCCATGCTAGGACCTCAGTGAAGGTTGAAGGATTTGACCTACCAAAGAAAAATCCCCCTAAggtgtcctttttttttttaaaaaaaattatttttattatttgttttctgtttttttttttagttttttttatttttgtcctgatttattttgtttatattgaTACAGGAATGGGATTATATTTATGACCAGAAGAATCTATTCATTGCGAAAGCCTTTTCCACTGCTACTTTCCAGGTGATAGAGAACATTAAGTCTTGTCTTTCAGATGTACAGCTTGAAATGTTTTCAAAAACCTGTTTTGGTCATTTCCTTAACCTTCCCGATTTTAAAGTTCAACCCCAAGTGTTTCATGGGTTGTTGCTCCGGGAGGTTCAGCAACCTAATGATGCTGAGTTGTGGGTAATGATACGCGGTGTTAGGCTTAGGTTTAGCATTGAGGAATTTGCATTGATTACTGGGTTAGACTGTGAAGGTGACTGTAGTGTCTTAGATTTTAagcaagaggttaatagtctttGTGAAAGATATTGGCCAACTTCGTCCTCTATCACTAAGGAATCTGTTAGGGAatgttttaccaccaagaggtggGGTGATTCTGATGAGGATGCTGTGAAGTTGGCAGTTTTGTATTTCGTGGAGTGGTTCTTGCTTAGTGGCACTAAGCATAAAAATGTACCCAAGTCTATTTTAGATGTTGTAGATAGTGGGAGGTACAATGAATTTGCTTGGGGCCGGAGTTCTTTTGAATTGACTATTTCCTCATTGAAGGGTAAGCTTGATAGTTGGGTTGAGGGTGTTAGGAAGGCAAGGAGTTCGGGAAAGAGGCCGAGTGTTTTTTACACTTTGATTGGTTGTCCTCATGTTCTTCAAGTTTGGTTCTACGAGTGTTGTAAGTACATGAAAGGTAAGTACTGCCAAAAGGAAAGCTCTCGTATTCCAAGGATCACTCAGTGGACATGCAATAGTAAACCTACTTTCAAAGTTTTGAAGACTACTATCTTTGATGTTTCCAAAGATAAGGTATATCTGTTTGTTGTAATTTGGTTTTTCAgtagttgtttttgtgttgtttttcattattaataatcttcataattgaaattttaattttggtgTTTTTTGATCAGTTGCAACTTTCAAATATGAGGCCCACGGCtggtgagttcaaagctttgaaactGAGCAGTTTCAAGTTCGACACCGACTACAACTCTTACAAGAGTCTTCCTCTTCCCGAAGAGCCAACTGTTGCTCAGAGTGACATTTCTGTCAAGCTTGATGCCTTTTCTGAGAAATTTCATGGGTTGGAGGTCAAGATCGATTCGTTGCATACTTCCCAACAGAAGATTTCatctgatttggttgagttgaaAGAGTTTGTGTCTGCACAGTTTGTTTCTTTTGGTGCTCAGATGGCTTCAATGCAGACACAGTTTTCTACTGTTTTTGCCGATTCCTATGCCAAggtattttagtttttcaatagttgtttttcggttttttttaagttgttttatactaatttaatttgtaatttcaaTATAGGAAAAAGGCAGTGACTCTTCCAATGATGATGATGGAGGTGGTGATGAAGCAGATTTTGATTTAAATGAATCTGAAGAAACTGATGAAAATGAAGAAGAGAATGTTATGGGTGATGAAGAAGGGGAGGGTAGTGAAGGTGAAGAGAAGGATGGTCAAGCCGATGAAGATTCtgactcaaaagaaaaaaatgataatggCAGTGATGATGAATCCACTGATAGTGAGGAGAAGGTAGATAAGTAGACAATGTAACTAGGTTTTAGTTACTTTGTgtggtttattttgttgtaaGTCCGTTTTAGGTAGTGCTCTTGTAATTCTATGTTATTGTTATGTCTcttgttatgttttatttttcagaaattTGCAACTATTTTTCAgactatttatttgtatttattatgttatttatatggctGTGTTTGTAGATTATGTTGTTCGCAATTTATTGTTGGTCTTCTTATTTtacttgttgtttttattttgtttttaagttgttatgtagtttttttttagttgttgaagtctttcacaaaaaataacttcacttttttccattttctttttcctttattttctgtaTCAAGAATTTCGTTGATTTCAATGACGGCCCTACTCAAGTAGATGTTGAGGCTACTGTTTAGTCCGGTGTAAAAGCAGTTGAGATTATGGTAATTTtgcttttgtgttgttttttggttgtgtaAAGGTTGTTATTTTTTAACCATGCTCTAATTCCTTTTTAATACCATATATAAACAGATGTCTTCAGATGGAATTGGTGGTGATCCTTGTAAACAGATTTCAGTTTCTGAAAATGTTGAGGTTACGGATCGTCGTCTTGTTTGTTTtgaggtatatttttttttggttgttttttagtttcttcatACTTTTTGTGTTTAACACTgtctattttctttcatttttgtggaaaaaatatattagatggGTGCAACAGGTCTCAATGTTGATTCTAACATTGAACTTGAAGATGACCCAATTCCCGTTGAAGAAACTCCTCTTGTTGACAAGAGGATATCTAAGAAACCCATAGCGCTGACGTCTCCGTTTATGGAGTATGACTCTTCCATTTCTAGTTCTAAAGATGGTTCTGGTTATGGAGTTGTTAAGTATGTGGCTGGGTTGTGTCCTCTCGATGATAAGATTGGTGAAGATGTAGAACATAAAGACGAGATTGATTTTGACTTGTGGCTTGGTGAAGGACGTCGATCGAAGAAAGAtccgtaagtgtttattttcagcatttttgttgtgtttttgtattttttgttttttactttactatttatgtttcattttttttttaaaatgttagGCATGACAAGGAGAAGGTTTACTTGAAGGGTAAGGATAAGATTGTTCCCCCTTTTCGTTTTGGCGTGGAAGATGTTGCAACCAAGATGTGGTTCCACAAGCTTGCATATCCTGGCCAATGTTTGACTAATTCTGtaagttaaattattttttcttttgatttttttcaaaaatttcagtcTATAGTTTTATTCAGGTTGTTTgttggttgttttttagttgttgaaatataattcattttctgattttcgaacatttctcattttttattgtttagcaTCTGGACATCATTTTTTACTATCTACGTAAAAAAGGAAAGTATGCAAAGGAGCCAAAGGTTAAGTTCACAACCACCGATTGCTTATTCTTCAAAACCATTCatgctttgtatgaaaaatttattgcacagaaaaaaaatctttctttgataacTGCCCAGCATGCCATTGCTGATTATATAAGAGGTAGAAAAATGTTATGTGGTTCCCCTTGGCATTTGTGCGATCATGTTTTCTTTATCATCCATATGGAGACTGAATCACATTGGATTCTTGGTCGATTGAATATTGAGGAAAGGCGTATGTACATGTACAACTCCTTGTCGACTGCTATGAAAGATAGTGCTGCTATCAAAGCTTGTCAGCCATTTGCGGTGTTGTTGCCCCACTTTTTTGCTTTGTTTGATGAGttcaaaaaggaaaacaaaCCGGTTTGTTTAGACCCTTTCGAAGTTGTTAAGGTTGATGGTTTGCCTCAACAAACCTCGAAgtaagttgtttttattttttattttcaaatgtttttaaaatttgtaatgttattttcctttttaagtttttctgctgttgttttttggttgttttgcagtgACTGTGGTTGTTTCGTTGCATCGTTCGCCGAATACTTTATTGATATGAAACTGATTCCTCCCATATTTGATGTTGAGAAACACCGTGATAGGCTTGCTGTGTTGTTCTATAAGTATGCTCGCATGAAAGAAGTGGAATTTATTGATAGTGAAGATGAGGCTCCTCCAAAGGGTCCAAAGAAGAATTTGTCTTAGTTATCTATtggttgttgttggaaatactacttttttttatgtagcttttgtttttctattaccagattatgttcataatcatagacaagttgttgtttctgtcatgtttttttcttaattggaattggtttttaatttgttcatatttttggatttttaatcTTTATATTTACTCTTAGTCATGACAGCATACTATTAACAACCTTATTACAACCATCTGACAAACAACTAAATTGCATTTGTAATCACTTTATGtagtttattttttcttcttattaattTCAACCTTCTTCcactcatttaattatttaactataatatttgatgttcttttgtatattaatgataataataccaattccctattatcaatatctctccacataaaaaatcacaataaaaaaatgtatgtaaCAACCAATCGTAATATGCAGTATGtgttttctaaatgttttaatatagttgttttttggttgatgTGTAGTTGTTTCCACTTCTATGCTGTAATTCTTCTGCAGGTCTTTTTGTTA
This Cannabis sativa cultivar Pink pepper isolate KNU-18-1 chromosome 6, ASM2916894v1, whole genome shotgun sequence DNA region includes the following protein-coding sequences:
- the LOC133039321 gene encoding uncharacterized protein LOC133039321, which translates into the protein MATTRSGSKSPSPAKKVSKKSKKAPTVTSKVEPKMGLKKIAKNLVADVPETSGTKKRAPPVKADAPKTKRAKISKSARDVSSNSDFEDEVHGEDQKPKVESKVHARTSVKVEGFDLPKKNPPKEWDYIYDQKNLFIAKAFSTATFQVIENIKSCLSDVQLEMFSKTCFGHFLNLPDFKVQPQVFHGLLLREVQQPNDAELWVMIRGVRLRFSIEEFALITGLDCEGDCSVLDFKQEVNSLCERYWPTSSSITKESVRECFTTKRWGDSDEDAVKLAVLYFVEWFLLSGTKHKNVPKSILDVVDSGRYNEFAWGRSSFELTISSLKGKLDSWVEGVRKARSSGKRPSVFYTLIGCPHVLQVWFYECCKYMKGKYCQKESSRIPRITQWTCNSKPTFKVLKTTIFDVSKDKVYLFVVIWFFSSCFCVVFHY
- the LOC133038878 gene encoding uncharacterized protein LOC133038878; the protein is MRPTAGEFKALKLSSFKFDTDYNSYKSLPLPEEPTVAQSDISVKLDAFSEKFHGLEVKIDSLHTSQQKISSDLVELKEFVSAQFVSFGAQMASMQTQFSTVFADSYAKEKGSDSSNDDDGGGDEADFDLNESEETDENEEENVMGDEEGEGSEGEEKDGQADEDSDSKEKNDNGSDDESTDSEEKVDK
- the LOC133038876 gene encoding uncharacterized protein LOC133038876, translating into MWFHKLAYPGQCLTNSHLDIIFYYLRKKGKYAKEPKVKFTTTDCLFFKTIHALYEKFIAQKKNLSLITAQHAIADYIRGRKMLCGSPWHLCDHVFFIIHMETESHWILGRLNIEERRMYMYNSLSTAMKDSAAIKACQPFAVLLPHFFALFDEFKKENKPVCLDPFEVVKVDGLPQQTSNDCGCFVASFAEYFIDMKLIPPIFDVEKHRDRLAVLFYKYARMKEVEFIDSEDEAPPKGPKKNLS